A window from Sphingobium sp. EM0848 encodes these proteins:
- a CDS encoding low specificity L-threonine aldolase: MHFFSDNATPVCPEVMAAIAAADRADHGYDGDQWSARLNGAFSDLFGTPVEALWIATGTAANSIALACLCPPYGGVLCHEEAHVVVDECGAPGFYTHGASLMALPGNGAKLSPDAVSERVKMIRPDVHQVPARAISITQATEYGLAYTPDEVAALGAVAQGQGLGFHMDGARFANAVAHLGCHPGDVTWRAGVDILSFGCVKNGGMMGEALVFFGDQAQVRSAEAARWRKRGGHLLSKGRYLAAQILAMVEDGLWLRNARTANAAAQTLARGALAAGTEERLMHPVEANELFIRLTAEEAAALRAQGFDFYDWGEGAARLVTNWSQDAASVQPLAEALRALKA; the protein is encoded by the coding sequence ATGCACTTTTTTTCCGACAATGCGACGCCGGTGTGCCCGGAGGTCATGGCGGCGATCGCGGCGGCCGACCGAGCCGATCATGGCTATGACGGCGACCAGTGGAGCGCCCGGCTGAACGGCGCTTTTTCCGATCTGTTCGGCACGCCGGTCGAAGCGCTGTGGATCGCGACCGGCACGGCGGCGAACAGCATTGCGCTGGCCTGCCTCTGCCCACCCTATGGCGGCGTGCTCTGTCATGAGGAGGCGCATGTCGTCGTCGATGAATGCGGCGCTCCGGGCTTCTACACCCATGGCGCGAGCCTGATGGCGCTGCCCGGCAATGGCGCCAAATTGTCGCCCGACGCCGTGAGCGAGCGGGTGAAGATGATCCGGCCGGACGTGCATCAGGTGCCCGCTCGGGCGATCAGCATCACGCAGGCGACCGAATATGGGCTGGCCTATACGCCCGATGAGGTGGCGGCGCTGGGCGCGGTGGCGCAAGGCCAAGGGCTGGGCTTCCATATGGACGGCGCGCGCTTCGCCAATGCGGTGGCGCATCTGGGTTGCCATCCGGGCGATGTGACGTGGCGGGCGGGGGTCGACATCCTCTCCTTCGGCTGCGTCAAAAATGGCGGGATGATGGGCGAGGCTTTGGTCTTCTTCGGGGATCAGGCGCAAGTACGGTCGGCGGAGGCGGCGCGCTGGCGCAAGCGGGGCGGGCATCTGCTTTCCAAGGGGCGCTATCTGGCGGCGCAGATTCTCGCGATGGTCGAGGATGGGCTGTGGCTGCGCAATGCGCGGACGGCCAATGCGGCGGCCCAAACTCTGGCAAGGGGCGCGCTCGCGGCGGGAACCGAGGAACGGTTGATGCATCCGGTGGAAGCCAATGAGCTGTTCATTCGGCTGACGGCGGAAGAGGCAGCGGCGCTGCGGGCGCAGGGTTTCGATTTCTACGATTGGGGTGAGGGCGCGGCGCGGCTGGTCACCAACTGGTCGCAGGACGCCGCCAGCGTTCAGCCTTTGGCCGAGGCGCTGCGGGCTTTGAAGGCATGA
- a CDS encoding cysteine desulfurase, protein MTDLAQALRLRDDFPGLLNSEGGNWHYLDSAATAQKPNAVIDAIARAYGPDYATVHRGVYERSANMTLAYEAARRKVANFIGAASDSEVVYVRGATEGINLVAQSWAGSQLKAGDRILLSMLEHHSNIVPWQIVAEKVGAEIDVVPLTADGKIDLDAMAAMITPAHKMVALAHVSNVLGSVLDVRRAADIAHSVGAKILIDGCQAVPRLAVDVRALDCDFYVFSAHKLYGPTGIGALWGRKELLDAMPPYQGGGSMIDKVTFEKTTYAPAPTRFEAGTPHITGVVGLSAAIDYVQAIGLDAIHAHECALVAKARTALESLNSVRVFGPEDSAGILSFEVEGVHPHDVGTILDETGVAIRAGHHCAQPLMRHLGVEATARASFGIYSDESDVDALVKGIERVRKIFAHD, encoded by the coding sequence ATGACGGACCTCGCTCAAGCCCTGCGTCTGCGGGATGATTTCCCCGGCCTTTTGAATAGTGAGGGGGGCAACTGGCACTATCTCGACAGCGCCGCCACGGCGCAGAAGCCCAATGCGGTGATCGACGCCATCGCCCGCGCCTATGGCCCGGACTATGCGACCGTCCATCGCGGCGTCTATGAGCGCTCGGCCAATATGACGCTCGCCTATGAAGCGGCACGCCGCAAGGTGGCGAATTTCATCGGCGCGGCGTCGGACAGCGAGGTCGTCTATGTTCGTGGCGCGACCGAGGGCATCAACCTCGTCGCCCAAAGCTGGGCTGGCTCGCAACTCAAGGCAGGGGACCGCATCCTGCTCTCGATGCTGGAGCATCACAGCAATATCGTTCCCTGGCAGATCGTGGCCGAGAAGGTCGGGGCTGAGATCGACGTTGTGCCGCTGACGGCGGACGGCAAGATCGACCTCGACGCCATGGCCGCGATGATCACCCCCGCGCACAAGATGGTCGCGCTGGCCCATGTGTCGAATGTGCTGGGCAGCGTCCTCGACGTCCGCCGCGCCGCTGACATCGCGCACAGCGTCGGTGCCAAGATCCTGATCGACGGCTGCCAGGCCGTGCCGCGCCTCGCCGTCGATGTGCGGGCGCTGGATTGCGATTTCTACGTCTTTTCCGCGCACAAACTCTACGGCCCGACCGGCATCGGCGCGCTCTGGGGGCGGAAGGAACTGCTCGATGCCATGCCGCCCTATCAGGGGGGCGGGTCGATGATCGACAAGGTGACGTTCGAGAAAACCACCTATGCCCCCGCGCCGACCCGGTTCGAGGCAGGCACCCCGCACATTACCGGCGTTGTCGGCCTGTCGGCGGCGATCGACTATGTGCAGGCCATCGGGCTCGACGCGATCCACGCCCATGAGTGCGCGCTGGTCGCCAAGGCGCGGACGGCGCTGGAAAGCCTCAACAGCGTGCGCGTCTTCGGGCCAGAGGATAGCGCCGGAATCCTCTCCTTCGAGGTAGAGGGGGTGCATCCGCACGATGTCGGCACCATATTGGACGAAACGGGCGTGGCGATCCGGGCGGGGCATCATTGCGCGCAGCCGCTGATGCGCCACCTCGGCGTTGAGGCGACCGCGCGGGCCAGCTTCGGCATCTACAGCGACGAAAGCGATGTGGATGCGCTGGTCAAAGGCATTGAACGAGTGAGGAAAATCTTCGCCCATGACTGA
- a CDS encoding glutathione S-transferase family protein, which yields MWQLFQFPLCPFSRKVRLLLGEKGIGYDLVRESPWTMRDEFLDLNPAGTTPVMVDEEKNITLIDSQAICEYFEETVEKFPLISGTAAGRAEVRRLTAFFDQNFYGDVVGPLLHERMKKRLIERAPPDARVLREAMKRANVHMDYMDYLLDHRSWMAGGTLSLADIAAAAHLSVADYLGGIDWAGHETVKRWYAGFKSRPSFRPLLSERMEVITPPPHYEKPDF from the coding sequence ATGTGGCAACTTTTCCAATTTCCGCTCTGTCCCTTCTCCCGCAAGGTTCGCCTGTTGCTGGGGGAGAAAGGCATCGGTTACGACTTGGTGCGCGAATCGCCCTGGACGATGCGCGATGAATTTCTGGATCTCAATCCCGCCGGCACGACTCCCGTGATGGTGGATGAGGAAAAGAACATCACCCTGATCGACAGCCAGGCGATCTGCGAATATTTCGAGGAAACGGTCGAAAAATTCCCGCTGATTTCCGGCACGGCGGCGGGCCGGGCGGAAGTGCGGCGGCTGACGGCCTTTTTCGATCAGAATTTCTACGGCGATGTCGTCGGCCCCCTGCTGCACGAGCGGATGAAGAAGCGCCTGATCGAGCGGGCGCCGCCAGATGCCCGCGTCCTGCGGGAGGCGATGAAGCGGGCCAACGTCCATATGGACTATATGGACTATCTGCTGGACCATCGCAGCTGGATGGCGGGGGGCACGCTGAGCCTTGCCGACATCGCGGCGGCGGCGCATCTGTCGGTGGCCGACTATCTGGGCGGCATCGACTGGGCGGGGCATGAGACGGTGAAGCGCTGGTATGCCGGCTTCAAGTCGCGCCCTTCCTTCCGCCCGCTGCTGTCGGAGCGGATGGAGGTCATCACCCCGCCGCCCCATTATGAGAAGCCGGATTTCTGA
- a CDS encoding cytochrome b encodes MDRYNHVARALHWIIAILILFNLVLGFAHDVLPRDWQVMPVHKSVGLTVLALTVARLLWRFTHRAPRLPAEMPAWEKGAAHGTHFAFYAFMLVMPLTGWIMSSAGNRPLNWFFLFDVPKFAVSKGDAIVGISGETHEIIGFAWAALIVVHVLAALRHHFILRDNVLRRMI; translated from the coding sequence GTGGATCGCTATAATCATGTTGCCCGCGCGCTGCACTGGATCATAGCGATCCTCATCCTCTTCAATCTTGTCCTGGGCTTCGCGCATGACGTCTTGCCCCGGGACTGGCAGGTGATGCCCGTCCACAAATCGGTCGGACTGACGGTGCTGGCCCTGACGGTCGCACGCCTCCTTTGGCGGTTCACCCACAGGGCGCCGCGCCTTCCCGCCGAAATGCCGGCCTGGGAAAAGGGGGCGGCGCATGGCACGCATTTCGCCTTTTATGCGTTCATGCTGGTCATGCCGCTGACCGGATGGATCATGTCCTCCGCCGGCAACCGGCCCCTGAACTGGTTCTTCCTGTTCGACGTGCCGAAATTCGCCGTGTCGAAGGGCGATGCGATCGTCGGGATTTCAGGCGAGACGCATGAGATTATCGGTTTCGCCTGGGCCGCGCTGATCGTCGTGCATGTGCTGGCGGCGCTGCGCCATCATTTCATCCTGAGGGACAATGTGCTGCGGCGGATGATCTGA
- a CDS encoding UbiH/UbiF/VisC/COQ6 family ubiquinone biosynthesis hydroxylase: MQRFDVVILGGGLVGLTLGIALSGHGVRCAVIDPANPVETTAAGFDGRVSAISSTSYAMLSAIGVAENLHGKGCPIDRIWVSDGLQPGALDFAPDEDDGVMGIMFPNRDLRVALAQTGSQAENLTRFQPDRATHVDRNADGVTLTLASGETIHGALLVAAEGRNSPTREAAGIRTTRWNYKHVAMVTALDHEVPHANTAYEIFYPGGPFALLPMLPGTRSAIVWTVPTEQAPAMLKLSERGWLAEAQKRMGGFLGDIKLAGPRSSYPLGFHHAARITDTRLALVGDSAHAIHPIAGQGLNLGFRDVAALVEVLVEGMRLGLDPGDAQLLARYQRWRGLDAMMTSVAMDGLVRLFDVPGRIPSLVRRAGLAAVQRTSLLKNRFMAEARGRSGALPRLLTGEMV; encoded by the coding sequence ATGCAACGGTTCGACGTGGTAATTTTGGGTGGCGGTCTTGTCGGCCTGACCCTTGGCATCGCTCTTTCCGGACATGGCGTGCGCTGCGCCGTGATCGACCCCGCCAACCCCGTGGAGACGACTGCCGCCGGTTTCGACGGCCGCGTGTCGGCCATTTCCTCGACCAGCTATGCGATGCTCTCGGCAATTGGCGTGGCGGAAAATCTGCATGGCAAGGGCTGCCCGATCGACCGCATCTGGGTCAGCGACGGCCTGCAACCGGGTGCGCTCGACTTCGCGCCCGATGAGGATGACGGGGTGATGGGGATCATGTTCCCCAATCGCGACCTGCGCGTCGCGCTGGCCCAGACGGGGAGCCAAGCGGAAAACCTTACCCGATTCCAGCCGGATCGAGCCACCCATGTCGACCGCAATGCCGATGGCGTGACGCTGACGCTGGCAAGCGGCGAAACCATCCATGGCGCGCTGCTGGTCGCTGCCGAGGGGCGCAACAGCCCGACCCGCGAAGCGGCGGGCATCCGCACGACGCGCTGGAACTACAAGCATGTGGCGATGGTGACGGCGCTCGACCATGAGGTGCCGCACGCCAATACGGCCTATGAAATCTTCTATCCCGGCGGCCCCTTCGCGTTGTTGCCGATGCTGCCGGGAACGCGCTCCGCCATTGTCTGGACGGTCCCGACGGAGCAGGCGCCCGCCATGCTCAAGCTTTCCGAACGGGGCTGGCTGGCCGAAGCGCAGAAGCGCATGGGCGGCTTCCTGGGCGATATCAAGCTGGCCGGGCCGCGTTCCAGCTATCCGCTCGGCTTCCACCATGCCGCGCGCATCACCGACACCCGGCTGGCGCTGGTGGGGGACAGTGCGCATGCCATCCATCCGATTGCGGGGCAGGGCCTCAATCTCGGCTTCCGTGACGTCGCGGCGCTGGTGGAGGTGCTGGTCGAAGGCATGCGTCTGGGCCTTGATCCGGGCGATGCGCAACTGCTCGCCCGTTATCAGCGCTGGCGGGGACTGGATGCGATGATGACCAGCGTCGCGATGGACGGGCTGGTTCGCCTGTTCGATGTGCCCGGCCGCATTCCTTCGCTCGTCCGCCGGGCCGGGCTGGCGGCGGTGCAGCGCACCTCCTTGCTCAAGAACCGCTTCATGGCGGAAGCGCGGGGCCGGTCAGGGGCTTTGCCGCGGTTGCTGACCGGCGAGATGGTCTGA
- a CDS encoding DMT family transporter, whose product MTDSKGGIILPFILVTLIWSSTWIVIRDQLGSVPASWSVCYRFLLAGVAMAIFAKARGVSLNIGGKGLVFAGLLGVAQFVLNFNFVYRAEHYLTSGVVAVVYAMLLIPNSILAFLFFRQPVSRAFVAGSVVAVAGIALMLAHEYHAASVRPDMVLLGAGFSIAGLLSASTANVMQGMEIARRLPMVAVLAWAMLIGAGVNALFAWITTGPPVFEARLAYVAGIAWLGLAGSVVTFPLYFRLIQRMGAGRAAYTSVLIPVLAMLISTLAEGYRWTALAITGALLAIIGMVVALRTKQA is encoded by the coding sequence ATGACCGACAGCAAGGGTGGAATCATCCTGCCCTTTATTCTCGTCACACTGATCTGGAGTTCGACCTGGATCGTGATCCGCGACCAGTTGGGCAGCGTGCCTGCAAGCTGGTCGGTCTGCTATCGCTTCCTGCTGGCCGGGGTGGCGATGGCGATCTTTGCCAAAGCGCGTGGGGTGTCGCTCAATATCGGCGGCAAGGGGCTGGTCTTCGCCGGGCTGCTGGGCGTGGCGCAGTTCGTGCTGAACTTCAATTTCGTCTATCGCGCGGAACATTATCTGACCTCCGGCGTCGTGGCGGTGGTCTATGCGATGTTGCTGATCCCCAACAGCATCCTGGCTTTCCTCTTCTTTCGCCAGCCGGTGAGCCGGGCCTTTGTCGCCGGATCGGTGGTTGCGGTGGCGGGCATCGCGCTGATGCTGGCCCATGAATATCATGCGGCGAGCGTGCGGCCCGATATGGTGCTGCTGGGCGCGGGCTTTTCGATTGCCGGGCTGCTGAGCGCGTCGACCGCCAATGTCATGCAGGGGATGGAGATTGCGCGGCGGCTGCCGATGGTGGCGGTGCTGGCATGGGCCATGCTGATCGGCGCGGGGGTGAATGCGCTGTTCGCCTGGATCACGACCGGCCCGCCGGTTTTCGAGGCGCGGCTGGCCTATGTGGCAGGGATTGCGTGGCTGGGGCTGGCGGGGTCAGTGGTGACTTTCCCGCTCTATTTCCGGCTGATCCAGCGCATGGGTGCGGGACGGGCAGCCTATACCAGCGTGCTGATCCCAGTGCTCGCCATGCTGATCTCGACCTTGGCCGAGGGCTATCGCTGGACAGCGCTGGCGATCACGGGCGCGTTGCTGGCGATTATCGGAATGGTCGTGGCGCTCAGGACCAAGCAGGCTTAG
- a CDS encoding SUF system Fe-S cluster assembly protein, whose amino-acid sequence MTEVNREERKILVEEVEAVETPPKARVDEEPRQRDYLDGFLSAKPTETPKGEPGGSLYDAIIDALKEIYDPEIPVNIYDLGLVYGVDVTGDGHAVVTMTLTTPHCPVAESMPGEVELRVGAVPGVGDAQVNLVWDPPWDPQKMSDEAKLELGML is encoded by the coding sequence ATGACTGAAGTAAATCGCGAAGAGCGCAAGATTTTGGTGGAAGAGGTCGAAGCGGTGGAAACCCCGCCCAAGGCGCGCGTGGATGAAGAACCCCGCCAGCGCGATTATCTTGACGGCTTCCTGAGCGCCAAGCCCACTGAAACGCCGAAGGGTGAACCGGGCGGCAGCCTCTATGACGCGATCATCGATGCGCTCAAGGAAATCTACGACCCGGAAATCCCGGTCAATATCTATGATCTGGGCCTCGTCTATGGCGTCGACGTGACCGGGGACGGCCACGCCGTCGTCACCATGACGCTGACCACGCCGCATTGCCCGGTGGCCGAATCCATGCCGGGCGAAGTCGAACTGCGTGTCGGTGCGGTGCCGGGCGTTGGCGATGCGCAGGTGAACCTTGTCTGGGACCCGCCATGGGACCCGCAGAAAATGTCGGACGAAGCCAAGCTCGAACTGGGAATGCTCTGA
- a CDS encoding SDR family NAD(P)-dependent oxidoreductase, with protein sequence MPHMLILGLGYTASRLATRLRAEGWQITSVRRTANADAIAFDDESAVRTAIAQATHILSSVPPEGDADPVLTRYGAAIAAAPAIWTGYLSSTGVYGDAAGAWVDESSSIGFGRRAARAQADADWGALRPDMRRFRLPGIYGPGRSALDRVREGRAHRIDLPDQIFSRAHVDDIVAGVIASLHRGPPGIYNLSDDLPCAQNRLIETACVLLGQPVPPLLTLEEAQLSPMARAFYAENRRVANGRAKRLLGWSPLYPTYREGLRACL encoded by the coding sequence ATGCCCCATATGCTGATCCTGGGGCTGGGCTACACGGCCTCCCGCCTCGCCACCCGTCTGCGCGCCGAGGGCTGGCAGATCACCAGCGTCCGTCGCACAGCCAACGCTGACGCCATCGCCTTCGATGACGAAAGCGCCGTCCGCACGGCCATCGCGCAAGCCACCCACATCCTCTCCTCCGTTCCGCCGGAGGGTGACGCGGACCCCGTATTGACCCGCTACGGCGCCGCCATAGCTGCCGCGCCCGCGATCTGGACCGGCTACCTCTCCTCCACCGGCGTCTATGGCGACGCGGCAGGGGCGTGGGTCGATGAAAGCAGCTCCATCGGCTTCGGCCGCCGTGCCGCACGGGCGCAGGCCGATGCGGACTGGGGGGCGCTGCGCCCCGACATGCGCCGCTTCCGCCTGCCGGGCATTTACGGTCCCGGCCGTTCCGCGCTCGACCGGGTGCGGGAAGGGCGGGCGCATCGCATCGACCTGCCCGATCAGATTTTCAGCCGCGCCCATGTCGATGACATCGTCGCGGGCGTCATCGCCTCGCTTCACCGGGGGCCACCCGGCATCTACAATCTCTCCGACGATCTGCCCTGCGCACAGAACCGGCTGATCGAGACCGCCTGCGTCCTCCTCGGCCAGCCAGTCCCGCCGCTGCTGACGCTGGAGGAAGCGCAACTCTCCCCGATGGCGCGGGCCTTCTATGCCGAAAACCGACGGGTCGCGAACGGCCGGGCCAAGCGCCTGCTCGGCTGGTCGCCGCTTTATCCCACCTATCGCGAAGGGCTGCGCGCCTGCCTTTGA
- a CDS encoding branched-chain amino acid aminotransferase, which yields MDVQQTSRFTVTRNSQAVSADQRAVLLQDPGFGRLFTDHMVTIRYTEGQGWHSLAIGPRASFQLDPACAVLHYAQEIFEGMKAYRLEDGSIAMFRPEENARRFAESAERMAMPVLPEDLFMEAVEELVKIDADWIPGGEGSLYLRPFMFASETFLGVRPSNEYIFCVIASPAGAYFKGGKKAVTLWVSEHFTRAARGGTGAAKCGGNYAASLVAQKEATKHGCDQVVFLDAAENKWVEELGGMNVFFVMDDNSIVTPPLSGTILPGITRNSLISLARAKGHEVREELYSFAQWRADAQSGKLREAFACGTAAVVTAIGTVKSVDGDFTVGNGDGGIVTETLRAELTGIQRGTVADPANWVRKL from the coding sequence ATGGACGTCCAGCAGACATCGCGCTTCACCGTCACCCGCAACAGCCAGGCTGTATCGGCTGACCAGCGCGCCGTACTGCTGCAGGACCCCGGTTTCGGGCGACTTTTCACCGATCATATGGTGACCATTCGCTATACCGAGGGGCAGGGCTGGCACAGCCTTGCCATCGGCCCGCGTGCGTCGTTCCAGCTCGATCCGGCCTGCGCCGTGCTGCATTATGCGCAGGAAATCTTCGAAGGCATGAAGGCCTATCGTCTGGAAGACGGCAGCATCGCCATGTTCCGGCCGGAGGAAAATGCCCGCCGCTTCGCCGAGTCGGCTGAACGCATGGCAATGCCTGTCCTGCCGGAAGACCTCTTCATGGAAGCGGTCGAGGAACTGGTGAAGATCGACGCCGACTGGATTCCTGGCGGCGAAGGCAGCCTCTATCTGCGCCCCTTCATGTTCGCGAGCGAGACTTTCCTGGGCGTGCGTCCGTCGAACGAATATATCTTCTGCGTCATCGCCTCGCCCGCCGGCGCCTATTTCAAGGGCGGCAAGAAGGCGGTTACGCTCTGGGTGTCGGAACATTTCACCCGCGCGGCGCGGGGCGGGACCGGCGCCGCCAAATGCGGCGGCAACTATGCCGCGTCGCTGGTCGCGCAAAAGGAAGCCACCAAGCATGGCTGCGATCAGGTCGTCTTCCTCGACGCTGCGGAAAACAAGTGGGTTGAAGAACTGGGCGGCATGAACGTCTTCTTCGTGATGGACGACAATTCGATCGTCACGCCCCCGCTGTCCGGCACCATCCTGCCGGGCATCACCCGCAACAGCCTGATCAGCCTTGCCCGCGCCAAGGGACATGAGGTGCGGGAGGAACTCTACAGCTTCGCCCAGTGGCGCGCCGACGCGCAGAGCGGCAAGCTGCGCGAGGCCTTTGCTTGCGGCACCGCGGCGGTCGTCACCGCGATCGGGACGGTGAAGAGCGTCGACGGCGACTTCACCGTCGGCAATGGCGATGGCGGCATCGTCACCGAAACGCTGCGCGCCGAGCTGACGGGCATCCAGCGCGGCACGGTGGCCGATCCGGCGAACTGGGTGCGCAAGCTGTAA
- the acs gene encoding acetate--CoA ligase — protein MSDDFFPVPAEWAASALLDRDGRAADYARSIEDADAYWLERAQRLDWVNFPTKANESSFAEADFGVKWFADGMLNVSANCIDRHLADRGDQTAILWEPDSPEEEPRRYTYNQVHEEVCRFANVLKGAGAKKGDRITVYLPMIPEAAFALLACARIGAIHSVVFGGFSPEALAGRIVDCDSTLVITADEGRRAGKKVPLKANVDAALKECTSVRKVIVVQATGGPIAMQDGRDLWLHDEAAKVAADCPAEPMNAEDPLFILYTSGSTGKPKGVLHTTGGYLLWASLTHELCFDYRPGDIYWCAADIGWVTGHSYIVYGPLANGATTLMYEGVPNYPTPSRIWEVVDRHQVRTIFTAPTALRALMKEGDEFVHSTSRQSLRLLGTVGEPINPEAWRWYHHVVGEDRCPIVDTWWQTETGAAMIAPMPGATDLKPGSATLPMPGVVPQIVDGEGHVLEGATEGNLVIAGSWPGQMRTVWGDHERFFQTYFTTFPGKYTTGDGARRDADGYYWITGRVDDVINVSGHRMGTAEVESALVLHEAVAEAAVVGFPHDIKGQGIYAYVTLNSGEEPSDELRKTLIKWVRTEIGPIATPDVIQFAPGLPKTRSGKIMRRILRKIAEGEVSAQALGDTSTLADPSVVDNLVANRQG, from the coding sequence ATGTCTGACGATTTCTTCCCGGTTCCTGCAGAATGGGCGGCCTCGGCGCTGCTCGACCGGGATGGGCGCGCGGCGGACTATGCGCGCTCGATCGAGGATGCGGACGCCTATTGGCTGGAGCGGGCGCAGCGGCTGGATTGGGTGAATTTCCCGACGAAAGCCAATGAGAGCAGTTTTGCCGAAGCCGATTTCGGGGTGAAGTGGTTCGCCGACGGCATGCTGAATGTCAGCGCCAACTGCATCGACCGGCATCTTGCCGACCGGGGCGATCAGACCGCGATCCTCTGGGAGCCGGATTCACCGGAGGAAGAGCCGCGCCGCTACACGTACAATCAGGTGCATGAGGAGGTCTGCCGCTTCGCCAATGTGCTGAAAGGGGCAGGCGCGAAGAAGGGCGACCGCATCACCGTCTATCTGCCGATGATCCCGGAGGCGGCCTTTGCCCTGCTCGCCTGCGCGCGGATCGGGGCGATCCATTCGGTCGTGTTCGGCGGCTTCTCGCCCGAAGCGCTGGCCGGGCGGATTGTGGACTGCGATTCGACGCTGGTGATCACCGCCGATGAAGGCCGTCGCGCGGGCAAGAAGGTGCCGCTCAAGGCCAATGTCGATGCGGCGCTCAAGGAATGCACCAGCGTCCGCAAGGTGATCGTCGTCCAGGCGACGGGCGGTCCCATCGCGATGCAGGATGGCCGCGACCTGTGGTTGCATGACGAAGCCGCGAAGGTCGCCGCCGATTGCCCGGCCGAGCCGATGAATGCGGAAGATCCGCTGTTCATCCTCTACACTTCGGGGTCCACGGGCAAGCCCAAGGGCGTGCTGCACACGACCGGCGGCTATCTGCTCTGGGCCAGCCTGACGCATGAGCTGTGCTTCGACTATCGGCCCGGCGACATCTACTGGTGCGCCGCCGATATCGGCTGGGTGACGGGGCACAGCTATATCGTCTACGGCCCGCTGGCCAACGGCGCGACGACGCTGATGTATGAGGGCGTGCCCAATTACCCGACGCCCAGCCGCATCTGGGAAGTGGTCGACCGGCATCAGGTCCGGACCATCTTCACCGCACCCACCGCGCTGCGCGCACTGATGAAGGAAGGCGACGAGTTCGTCCATTCCACCAGCCGCCAGTCGCTGCGCCTGCTCGGCACCGTGGGCGAGCCGATCAATCCGGAAGCCTGGCGCTGGTATCATCATGTCGTGGGCGAGGATCGCTGCCCGATCGTCGATACCTGGTGGCAGACCGAGACGGGTGCAGCGATGATCGCGCCGATGCCGGGCGCAACCGATCTCAAGCCCGGCTCCGCCACCCTGCCCATGCCCGGCGTGGTGCCGCAGATCGTCGATGGCGAAGGCCATGTGCTGGAGGGCGCGACCGAGGGCAATCTGGTCATCGCGGGCAGCTGGCCGGGGCAGATGCGCACCGTCTGGGGCGATCATGAGCGCTTCTTCCAGACCTATTTCACCACTTTCCCCGGCAAATATACCACCGGCGACGGCGCGCGGCGCGATGCGGACGGCTATTATTGGATCACCGGGCGCGTTGATGACGTGATCAACGTGTCGGGCCATCGCATGGGCACGGCCGAGGTCGAAAGCGCGCTGGTGCTGCATGAAGCGGTGGCGGAAGCGGCGGTCGTGGGCTTCCCGCACGACATCAAGGGTCAGGGCATCTACGCCTATGTGACGCTCAACAGCGGCGAGGAACCCAGCGACGAACTGCGCAAGACGCTGATCAAATGGGTGCGCACCGAGATCGGGCCGATCGCCACCCCCGACGTCATCCAGTTCGCGCCGGGCCTGCCCAAGACCCGCTCCGGCAAGATCATGCGCCGCATCCTGCGCAAGATCGCGGAGGGCGAGGTATCGGCACAGGCGCTGGGCGACACAAGTACACTTGCCGACCCCTCGGTGGTGGATAATCTGGTCGCCAATCGTCAGGGTTGA
- a CDS encoding iron-sulfur cluster assembly accessory protein: MTAETKIRARPAAVILTPSAEQRIADLMNQAPEGTIGVKLSTPRRGCSGLAYSVDYVSEEARFDEKIETPGGVFYIDGASVLYLVGSTMDWVEDDFTAGFVFNNPNAKGSCGCGESFTV; encoded by the coding sequence ATGACAGCAGAAACCAAAATCCGCGCCCGCCCCGCCGCCGTCATCCTGACGCCCAGCGCCGAGCAGCGCATCGCGGACCTGATGAACCAAGCGCCTGAAGGCACGATCGGCGTCAAGCTGTCGACCCCGCGCCGGGGCTGCTCGGGCCTCGCCTATTCGGTCGATTATGTGAGCGAGGAAGCCAGGTTCGACGAGAAGATCGAAACCCCCGGCGGCGTCTTCTACATTGACGGCGCGTCGGTGCTCTATCTGGTCGGTTCGACCATGGACTGGGTGGAGGACGACTTCACCGCCGGTTTCGTGTTCAACAACCCCAACGCCAAGGGAAGCTGCGGCTGCGGCGAGAGTTTCACGGTCTGA